A stretch of Primulina tabacum isolate GXHZ01 chromosome 13, ASM2559414v2, whole genome shotgun sequence DNA encodes these proteins:
- the LOC142521882 gene encoding uncharacterized protein LOC142521882, which yields MTGPNYHDWFRNLMIVLNSERIAYVLDKKPPKEAAPDISRTELAKLEKHWDRDLQAKSYMLASMSNELQRRFEEAVNAADIHLHLKECYAVQTRSERHATVKELMTTRLRDGTSIHEHGVRMIGLIEKLVGLDVVISSEISTDILLLSLSVSFDGFVGAQNKGKKRSAPPKKNKHNKKPYKKPNPGPTMPDKSEQVFFHFNKPGHWRRNCEEYLAQKRSGHGDGKKQEA from the exons ATGACTGGCCCTAACTATCATGACTGGTTTCGAAATTTAATGATTGTTCTGAACTCCGAAAGGATTGCGTATGTGCTTGATAAGAAGCCACCAAAAGAGGCGGCTCCTGATATCAGTAGGACTGAATTAGCTAAGCTTGAGAAACATTGGGACCGTGATCTTCAAGCTAAGAGCTACATGTTGGCTTCTATGTCGAATGAACTTCAGAGGAGGTTCGAGGAGGcggtgaatgctgctgacattcacctTCATCTGAAAGAATGTTATGCTGTACAAACTCGTTCAGAGAGACATGCTACTGTGAAagaactcatgactacacgctTGCGAGATGGGACTTCgatccatgagcatggtgttaggatgattgggctcatAGAGAAGTTGGTGGGGCTTGACGTGGTTATTTCTAGTGagatctcaactgatattctcttGCTGTCTTTGTCTGTCTCGTTCGATGGATTtgtg GGAGCCCAAAATAAAGGCAAGAAGCGTTCTGCCCCTCCAAAGAAGAACAAGCACAACAAGAAGCCATACAAGAAACCTAATCCAGGGCCCACAATGCCTGACAAATCAGAACAAGTCTTTTTCCACTTCaacaagcctggacattggaggcgtaattgcgaGGAGTATCTAGCCCAGAAGCGTTCTGGCCATG gtgatgggaagaagcaaGAGGCTTAG